A region of the Sinorhizobium arboris LMG 14919 genome:
GATCCCCTCGCTGCCGTCGCCGAGGCGCTCGCCTTCGTCGAGCGGCTTGCCGAACGCCTGGGACGGCCGGCGCTGGTGCGCTTCACCGCGGCCTTCTCCGACGGCCGCAACCTCTATGCGGTTCGTTACGCCACCGACTGGAAGGCTCCGACGCTCTATGCCGGGCCGATGGGTCCGAGCGGAGGATATTGCCTCGTCTCCGAGCCCCTTAACGACGACGACAGTGCATGGCTGGAAATTCCGGACGGCTCCGCGATCATCGTCGGGGAAAACGGCGTCGACATGCGCCTTTTCGGGACAACCGATATGGCAAGGGCGCCCATCTCCGGCCTGTCCTCAGGATAAAAGCTTAGCCGCGATCAGAGCTGCCAGCTTCGCGGCCACATCGTCCTTACTCATTTCCGGCCATTCTTCGGTGCCGTCGCGGCCGATCAGCTTCACGCGATTGCGGTCGCCGCCCATGATGCCGGTTGCGGGCGACACGTCGTTCGCCAGAATGTAATCGGCGCCCTTCTTTTGGAGCTTGGCGCGGCCGTTCTCCGCGACATTCTCGGTCTCGGCGGCAAAACCGATTACGAGCTTCGGACGCGCAGCGTGGTGCCCTACGGCTTTCAGGATGTCGGGATTTTCCGCAAGCTGCAGCGGAGGAGGGGCCTCGCCCGGCCGCTTCTTGATCTTGTTTCCCGCGGCCGATGCGACGCGCCAGTCGGCAACGGCCGCCACCATCACGGCCACGTCGGCCGGCAGGGCGGCCAGCACGGCGTCGCGCATCTCCACGGCGCGCTCGACCGGGACGACGCGGACGCCGGCGGGACTCGCGATCGTCACCGGCCCGGAGACGAGCGTGACCTCCGCGCCGAGCCGCGCAAGCGCTGCGGCGATCGCGTGGCCCTGCTTGCCCGACGAGCGGTTGGCGATGTAGCGCACCGGATCGATCGGCTCGTGCGTGGGGCCGGAAGTGACAACCGCCTTGCGCCCGGCAAGCGGCTTCGCCTCGCCGAGCAATCCTTCCGCCGCGGCGACGATCTCCAGCGGTTCGGCCATGCGGCCTTCGCCCGCTTCGCCGCTTTCGGCCATCTCGCCCGTGGCTGGGCCGACGAAGCGGACGCCGTCGCCGGCGAGCGTCTCCAGGTTTCGGCGCGTTGCCGGATGCATCCACATCCTGGGGTTCATCGCCGGCGCCAGCAGTATCGGCCGATCGGTTGCCAAGAGCACCGTCGAGGCAAGGTCGTCGGCGTGGCCGTTCGCCATCTTTGCCATCAGGTCGGCCGTTGCCGGCGCCACGACCACGAGATCGCAATGGCGCGCCAGCCGGATATGGCCGACATCCTGCTCGTCCTCGCGGGAAAAAAGCTCCGTGAAAACGTGAGAGGCCGAAAGCGCGCCGACGGTCAGCGGCGTCACGAATTGCTGCGCGGCCGCGGTCATCACCGGGCGCACGTCGGCGCCGCGCTCGCGCAGGCGGCGGATCAGATCAAGGCTTTTATAAGCCGCGATGCCGCCGGATATGATGAGAAGAATGCGCCTGCCCGAAAGTGTCATTCCGCTTCGGCCTCAGCCGCTCCCGTCCGTTTCCGGCGACCCTACTCGACCGGCTTGCCGCACGCAATTGCGGGCCC
Encoded here:
- the coaBC gene encoding bifunctional phosphopantothenoylcysteine decarboxylase/phosphopantothenate--cysteine ligase CoaBC, whose protein sequence is MTLSGRRILLIISGGIAAYKSLDLIRRLRERGADVRPVMTAAAQQFVTPLTVGALSASHVFTELFSREDEQDVGHIRLARHCDLVVVAPATADLMAKMANGHADDLASTVLLATDRPILLAPAMNPRMWMHPATRRNLETLAGDGVRFVGPATGEMAESGEAGEGRMAEPLEIVAAAEGLLGEAKPLAGRKAVVTSGPTHEPIDPVRYIANRSSGKQGHAIAAALARLGAEVTLVSGPVTIASPAGVRVVPVERAVEMRDAVLAALPADVAVMVAAVADWRVASAAGNKIKKRPGEAPPPLQLAENPDILKAVGHHAARPKLVIGFAAETENVAENGRAKLQKKGADYILANDVSPATGIMGGDRNRVKLIGRDGTEEWPEMSKDDVAAKLAALIAAKLLS